Within the Streptomyces sp. NBC_00353 genome, the region TCGACCGAGTAGTCGGACGTCTCCAGCAGCCGCTGAGCCTGCAGCACCCGCTGGGTGATCAGCCACTGGAGCGGTGCGCTGCCGGTGAGCGAACGGAACCTTCGGTCGAAGGTCCGCCTGCTCATATAGGCGCGCCCGGCCAGCGTCTCCACGTCGAACTGCTCGTGCAGATGCTCCAGCGCCCAGGCCACGACCTCGGCGAGCGGGTCGGAGCCGATCTCTTCAGGTAAAGACCTGTCGAGGTAGCGCTCCTGACCGCCACTGCGCCGCGGCGGCACCACGAGCCGGCGGGCCAGCGCCCCGGCGGCCTCCGTGCCGTGGTCCGTGCGGACTATGTGCAGACAGAGGTCGATGCCGGCCGCCGTCCCGGCGGAGGTGAGCACATCGCCGTCGTCGACGAACAGCTCACGCGGATCGACATGGACCGACGGATAGCGCTTGGCCAGCGTCGGTGCGTACATCCAGTGCGTGGTCGCCGGGCGGCCGTCCAGCAGCCCCGCGGCGGCGAGCACGAACGCCCCGGTGCACAGCCCGACGATGCGGGCCCCTTCCTCGTGGGCGCGGCGCAGCGCGTCCAGCGCCTCTGCGGGCGGCGGCGAGGTGATCGAACGCCAGGCGGGCACCACGACGGTGCCTGCCCTGCTGATCGCCTCCAGCCCGTAGGGCGTGGTGAGTTCGAGTCCCCCCGTGGTCCGCAGCGGTCCCTCTTCCCCGCCGCAGACGAGCAGTCGGTAGCGCGGAACTCCCGCGTCCTGACGGTCGATTCCGAACACGGAGAGCGGGATGGAGCTCTCGAAGATGGGGCCGCCGCTGAAGAGCAGCACGGCGACGACTTCCCGACGTCGTCGTCCGCTGAGCTTCCGTACAGCCTCCGTTGCGGCGGCGGAGTCCTGGCTCATGACGCTAAGCCCCCCTCGGTGTTCGCGTCTCCCTGGTCCTTACGGGCCTGTCGCTCCTGCACATTTCCCCTCGGTCTTGCGCGAGTCCCCAGTCTTCGGGACCCAAGATCGAATCTACTGCGTCCCGCGGTGCCGGCGTGACAAGTTGACCAACCAGCACTATGTCGACAAGGCAACTTGGCGGGAAGCATTCGATCACGAAGCGTTTCACTCAGAAGCCGTGCAGGGAAGTGCGCCTCGTATTCGTGGCCCGTCCCCGTCGGGTGGAAGCGTACCGCCTGGTCTCTTCTTGCCTGGTGGCAAGGGGGTTGATCGGCCAATTCCCCAAGGAATGGGCAGGGGTGAGAAGTTGGCTGAAAATGTATGGTTGCGCAAGTCTGAATCCGTCGTTTGACCGGCGCGCAACCCTGACGGAGCGACTGCGCCCGTACGCGCCGGCGGCCGGGTGGGCGGGGCGAGGGTCCGGCAGGCCGCGAGGGGGACGGCGGGCCCCGGTCGGATGGCGGTATCCGGCCGGTGGGTGTACCGGCGGACGGGGCGACGGATGTGCCGAACGCCACGCGGGCGACCGGCGCCGGTGAACAGCTGAACACCGCCGTGGTGTCGCTTCCCGGCATCACCGCCGCAGTGCTCCCGGATGCTGCAATTCGGTGCGGAGCGCGCGGTGCAGTGACTTCGCTGTGCCGGCGTGTGACCGGCGGCGCCTGCCCGCCCGCTGGTCACCGAGTGCTGTCTCCTGTTCACGCAAGCTCGATGTACTACGCAACCGGCATTGCCATACAGTGCCGCCTCGGGCATGCTCCCTGGAACGTCGCACGCGCTTTGCGGGGGTCTGGGCAGTGGAGGAGTGGCGCCGTACCCTTGGGGGTAAGGGGTTGGGAAGATGATTCCCGGACACCGCATCACCGCCCGCTGATACACCTTCCCCAAGCCGCTCACTCCTCACGAGGACTCTCTTCGCCGAGACACCGATGGCCGGTCACGAAATCCCCGAACCCGCGGACCGCAAGCAGGTAGCCGACCCTCTGTCGGACCAGCAGGCGGTCGAAGAAACACGCCATTCCTGCGATCCCGCCTTCCGGCATGGGGTCGTGGTCGGCTTCGACGGCTCCACGTCCAGTGAGCGAGCCCTCGCCTATGCCATCGGGATGGCCCGGAGATCAGGTTCCGGCCTGATCATCGTCCATGTCGCCAACCGCCTGCCGACCACGGTCTGGGCAGGCTGTGAGCCGCCCGTCTTCGTCGACGTGCCCGACCACCGCACCGAGGTCCTCGGGCTGGAGCTCGCCTGTGCGGACTACCTCTCCGAGGTGCCGTGGGTGCTCGTCGAGCGGGGCGGCGACATCTGCCACGAGCTGGAGGACGTGGGCCGGGAGTACTCGGCCGACGCGATCGTCGTCGGCTCCACGCACGGCATCGTCGGCCGGATCTTCGGCTCGGTGGCGGGGCGGCTGGCTCGGCGCGCGCAACGCCCGGTCGTGGTCATTCCCTAGCGCGATCTCCTGGCGGACCCTCGGCGATCCCTCGCCGCTCCCTCGTTCTCCGACGTGGCGTCAACTCGCTGTCGGAAACAGGCAACCTACTCACCCGTAGAGGTGGATTGTGCGCTTGTGAAGGGTACATAAGGGTCACTGGAAACAGCACCACTGCCTTGAAGGGAGCCCGCCGTGGACAATGACGTCTCTGCGGGAAACAGCAGCACCTCCACCCTCGGCCATCTCGCCCTGGGACTCACCCTGTTGGCGTTCGGCATCGGTCACACCGGGGTCATCGACGGTGTGACGGCGGCCGACGCCGTCTCGCTCGCGCTGTATGTCGGCGGTATAGCCCTGTTCGTCGCCGGACTGCTGGAGTTCCGCGCCGGTAGCGGTTTCACCGGCACGGCCTTCGTCGGACTCGGCGCCTTCTGGTTCACCTGGGGCACCGGTGCCGGTGCCCAAGTCTCCAGTCACGCGGCGGGCCTGTTCCTGCTGCTCTGGGCGCTGTTCGCACTGAGCCTGGCCCTCGGGTCGGCCGGCGGCGGTCGGCTCGCCCAGGGGATGTACGGACTGCTCTTCCTGGGGCTTCTGCTCCTGGGCGTCGGGCAGTTCGCCGACAGTGACGGGCTCGGCAAGGTCGGCGGCTGGCTCGCCGCGGTGGCCGGTCTCGCCGCCTGGTACGGGGCGACGGCGGCGCTGGCCAAATGGCCGACGGTGCTCCCGAAGCGCGCTGCCGGCCGAGGTGTGACGGCCACCGGCTGAGGCAGCCGTCGGCCGGTGCGACCCGGCCGACGCGAGAGAGCGACCCCGCACCCGTGGTGGCGTGGTGCGGGGCCGCTCCCTGTCCGGCGTACTGCCGCGCGTGCTACTCGACCGTGACGGACTTCGCGAGGTTCCGCGGCTTGTCGATGTCGCGGCCCATGGCCAGCGCCGTGTGGTACGCGAAGAGCTGGAGCGGGATGCCCATCAGGATCGGGTCCAGCTCGTTCTCGTTCTTCGGTACGACGATGGTGTGGTCGGCCTTCTCCTGCACCTGGTGGGCGACCGCGAGGATCCGGCCGCTGCGGGCCTTGATCTCCTCCATCGCGGCGCGGTTCTTCTCCAGCAGCTCGTCGTCCGGCACGATCGCGACCGTCGGCATCGCGGGCTCGATCAAGGCCAGCGGGCCGTGCTTCAGCTCGGACGCCGGGTAGGCCTCGGCGTGGATGTACGAGACCTCCTTGAGCTTCAGCGAGGCCTCACGGGCGACGGGGTAGCCGCGCACCCGGCCGATGAACATCATCGACTTGGCGTCCGCGTACTCCGCGGCCAGCTTCTTGATCTCGTCCTCGTTCTCGAGGATCTCGGTGATCTGGGCGGGCAGCCTGCGCAGACCCTCGATGATCCGCTTGCCGTCGGCGACCGACAGGTCGCGGATCCGGCCGAGGTGCAGGGCGAGCAGTGCGAACGCGACCACCGTATTGGTGAAGCACTTGGTGGAGACGACACAGACCTCGGGGCCCGCGTGGACGTACGTACCGCCGTCGGCCTCCCGGGCGATCGCCGAGCCGACCACGTTGACCACGCCGAGGACGCGGGCGCCCTTGCGCTTGAGCTCCTGGACGGCGGCCAGTACGTCGTAGGTCTCGCCGGACTGGGAGACCGCGACGTACAGGGTGTCGGGGTCGACGACCGGGTTGCGGTAGCGGAACTCGGAGGCGGGTTCGGCGTCCGCGGGGATACGGGCCAGCTCCTCGATCAGCTGGGCGCCGATCTGGCCCGCGTGGTACGAGGTGCCGCAGCCCAGGATCTTGATCCGGCGGACCCCGCGCGCCTCGCGGGCGTCCAGGTTGAGACCGCCCAGGTGGACGGTGGAGAACCGGTCGTCGATCCGGCCGCGCAGCACCCGGTCGACGGCGTCGGCCTGCTCGGAGATCTCCTTGTGCATGTACGTGTCGTGGCCGCCCATGTCGTACGACTCGGCCTCCCACTCCACGGTGGTCGGCGTGGCCGTCGTGCTGGAGCCCTCGGTGGTGTACGTACGGAAGTCGTCGGCCTTGAGGGTGGCCATCTCGCCGTCGTCGAGGGTGACGACCTGGCGGGTGTGGGTGACCAGCGCGGCGACGTCGGAGGCGACGAACATCTCCTTCTCGCCGATGCCGAGGACGACCGGGGAGCCGTTGCGGGCGACGACGATGCGGTCGTTGAAGTCGGCGTGCATGACGGCGATGCCGTACGTGCCCTCGATCGAGCGCAGGGCCTCGCGGACCTTCTCCTCCAGAGTGTCCGCCTGCGCGCGGGCGACCAGGTGGACCAGTACCTCGGTGTCGGTCTCGGAGAGGAAGACGACGCCGTCGGCGACGAGCTTCGCACGGAGCTCGGAGGCGTTGTCGATGATGCCGTTGTGGACGACGGCGACCTTGTGGTCGGCGTCCAGGTGCGGGTGCGCGTTCTCGTCGCTCGGGGCGCCGTGGGTGGCCCAGCGGGTGTGGGCGATACCGGTGGTGCCGGTGAAGCGCTTGGGGATACGGGACTCCAGCTCGCGGACCCGGCCCTTCGCCTTGACCATCTTCAGCGCGGCGGGCTTCCCGGCCGACGCCTTGCCTGTGATGACGATGCCCGCGGAGTCGTAACCCCGGTACTCCAGCCGCTGCAGACCTTCCAGCAGCAGCGGAGCCACGTCACGCTTCCCGATGTATCCGACGATTCCGCACATATGGTCTCTGCCCCTCCATCGACGTACTTGTGAGTGCCCGTTGTTCAGCCGTAGACGATGCGGCGCAGCTGGCGGAGCGACAGCTCCGGTGGCGCGACCGCCCGGTGCGGCAGCTCGGCCGCGATCCGTTCGAAGATCTCCGTGTTCACCAGGCCGCCGGACTGCAGTTCCCGGTGGCGGCGGCGCACGAAGTCGTCGGTCGTCTCGTCGAAGTACGCCAGCACGTCGAGGATCACCCGGGCTGCTTCCCCGCGCTGAAGCGAGGTGGAGCGCACCAGGTGATCGATGAGGTCGTCATGCGACGGACGGCGTTCGAGCACTCGTCGATATTGCGGTGGATGAAGGCCGTACGCAACAATTCTGCCCGATTTCGGGCAGGCGTGAGTGCAATTGCACTCCCCGGGGCGCCCTGGGTGGCGTCGAGGGAGCTCGAAATCGCTCCGTGTGATCGCGACGTTGCTCATGGTCGCTGCAGGGTCCGGGCCCCTTCCCGACCGGATGATTTCCGCCGTACGTCAGATTCCGTCGGCCGCAAAAGGGGGAAGTGGTCTACACCTTGACCACGCGTGGGCCGCACGATACGCATGGTGATGGTTCGTTTCTCAGGAGATCCACAGGTGTGAACCCGTCGAAAGGGACCCGGCTTGTGAGACTGCACAGGACACAGCGCACCGCCCTTCCCCGTCTTCTCGGCTCGCTGCTGCTCGTCACAGCGGCCGGTATCTCCAGTGCCGGCGCGGCTCCGGGAGCGGCGGCGGCGAGCATCGGCCCGACCGCCTCCGCCGCGCCCCGTCCGCTCGGGCAGATCGTGCCCGCCCCCGCCGAAGCGAGGGCGGGCGGATCCCCGTACGTCATCACCGCGGGAACGAAGATCCGCATCGACCACGGCTCCAGCGAGGCCCGGAAGATCGGCGACTATCTGGCGGGCGTGCTGCGCCCCTCCACCGGGTACGCCCTGCCGGTCACCGGCAGCGGCGGCAGCGACGGCATCCGGCTGCGGCTCGGCTCCCACAACAGCAAGCTGGGCGCGGAGGGCTACACGCTGAAGTCCGGCCGCGGATCCGTCACCATCACCGCGCGCCGCCCGGCAGGACTCTTCCACGGAGTTCAGACACTGCGTCAGCTGCTCCCGGCCGATGTGGAGAAGAAGAGCCGTCAGGCGGGCCCCTGGAAGGTTGCGGGCGGCACGGTCACGGACGCGCCGCGCTATGCGTACCGCGGCGCGATGCTCGATGTCTCCCGGCACTTCTTCTCCGTCACCGAGGTCAAGCGCTACATCGACCAGCTGGCCCTCTACAAGATGAACAAATTCCATCTGCATCTCTCCGACGACCAGGGCTGGCGCATCGCCATAGATTCCTGGCCGCGGCTCGCCACGTACGGCGGGCAGACGGAGGTCGGCGGTGGAGCCGGCGGCTACTACACGAAGAGCGACTACAAGGAGATCATCCGCTACGCGGCCTCGCGCTATCTGGAGGTCGTGCCGGAGATCGATCTGCCGGGCCACACGAACGCGGCACTCGCCTCGTACGCCGAGCTGAACTGCAACGGCGTCGCGCCGCCGCTCTACACCGGCACGAACGTCGGTTTCAGCTCGCTGTGCGCGCCGAAGGCCATCACCTACGACTTCGTGAACGACGTGGTCCGTGAGCTGGCCGCGCTCACCCCCGGCAAGTACCTCCACATCGGCGGCGACGAGGCGCATTCCACCAGCCACGACGACTATGTGGCGTTCATGAACAAGGCGCAGGCCATCGTCGGCAAGTACGGCAAGACCGTGGTCGGCTGGCACCAGCTGACCGGGGCCACGCCGGTCGCGGGGGCGGTCGCCCAGTACTGGGGTTACGACGAGACGGGTGCCGCCGAGCGCAAGCAGGTGGCGGACGCCGCGAAGAACGGCACGAAGCTGGTGCTGTCCCCGGCGGACCGGCTCTATCTCGACATGAAGTACAACAAGGACACCGCGCTGGGGCTGGCCTGGGCCGGCTATGTCGAGGTGCAGCGTTCGTACGACTGGAACCCCGGCACGTATCTCGAGGGCGCCCCGGAGAGCTCCGTCCTCGGTGTCGAGGCGCCGATCTGGTCGGAGACGCTGACCAACAGCGACGAGATCGAGCAGATGGCGTTCCCGCGGCTGCCGGGCGTCGCGGAGCTGGGCTGGTCGCCGGCGGCCACGCATGACTGGGACGCGTACAAGGTGCGGCTGGCCGCTCAGGGCCCGAGGTTCTCGGCGCTGGGGATCGACTACTACCGGTCGGCGCAGGTGCCGTGGCCCGCGAAGTGAGGTGACCGGGCGGTCCGGCTGACGCCTCTGTCCTCGATGATCACCGGACGGGCCCGATTCTTCGGGCCCGTCCGGCGATCGGGGCAACGATCTAGAACCCCGCGATCGGGTTCCTCAGGGTGCCGATCAGTTGCAGTGCCCCCGACGGGTCCGTGAGGTCGACCATCTGCTTGTTGTTGCGCAGCTGCAGCCGGTTCAGGCAGGACAGCGCGAACTCGTCGGTGAACATGTCGTACTGCTTGAACTTGTCGGCGAGCTGCGGCACCGACTCCTGGTAGCCGGACACGCACTCGGCGACCGTCCGCCAGAAGGTGTCCTCGTCGAGGACCGACTCGGTGGCGAGCCCGGCGGCCAGGAAGCGGAAGAAGCAGTCGAAGACGTCGGTGAACACCGACAGCAGTTTCATGTCGTCGGGGACCTCGGCGCGGATCCGCTCGACCTGCGGCGGCAGCACCGCGTCCGGGTCCATGACCGCGATCTCCTCGGCGATGTCCTTGAACACCGTGCGGGTGACGACCCCGTCCTCGACGACCAGGATGACGTTCTCGCCGTGCGGCATGTACACCAGGTCGTACGCGTAGAAGCTGTGCAGCACCGGCACCAGATAGGCGTCCAGATAGCGTCGCAGCCACGCGGCGGGTGCCAGTCCCGATTCGGCGATCAGCGCGCCCGCGACGGAGTTGCCCTCGTGGTCGGTGTGGACGAGCGAGGCCATGGTCGCGACCCGTTCGCCGGCTGCCAGGCCCGGCACCGGGCTCTCCCGCCAGAGCGCGGCGAGCATTTTCAGGTACGGGGAGCCCTTGGCGGTGGCCGCCTCGTACGCCCGGTGGTGGTAGCCGATGGCCGCCCGCTCCCGGATGATCGAGAACCGCGCCGCGCGCAGCACCTCGTCGCGCTCTATCAGCCCGGCGAGCCAGTCGTTGATCGCGGGCGTCGCTTCCATGTACGCGGCGGAGAGCCCGCGCATGAAGCCCATGTTGAGGACGGACAGCGCCGTCTTGACGTAGTGCTTGTCCGGGTTGCTGGTGTTGAAGAACGTGCGGATCGACTGCTGGGCGAGGTAGCTGTCGTCGCCCTCCCCGAGGCAGATCAGATGGTGCTGGGCGAGTTCTCCGGCGAAGGTGACGGCCAGCTTGTTCCACCACTGCCAGGGGTGGACGGGGATCAGCAGGTAGTCGTCGAGGTCGAGACCGAGGCCGGTCATCGTGGCCGCGAACCGGGCCCGGGTCTCCTCGCTCAGTTCTCCGGCGATCAGCGTGGGGTAGTCGAGACCGGCGCCCGCTGTGAAGGTGGCGCGGTCGCGGCGGGCGGCGAGCCAGACCAGCCGGATCTCGCTCGCCGCCTCGGGGGCGTACGCGCGGTACTCGTCGACACCGAAGCCGAGCCGTCCGTTGTTGGCGACGAAGCAGGGGTGGCCCTCGGTCATGCCCGTCTCGATCGCCTGGAAGCCGGCGGCGACGAGCTCGGCGGAGGTCACCGGCTCCTTGGTCAGTTTGTACGCGGTTCCGGCCAGCGTGGAGGAGATCTCCTCCAGGTAGACCGGCAGGATCTCCGCCGAGAGGCCGAGCGTCTCGCGCAGTTCGATGAAGAACTCCAGCGCGTCCAGGGGGAGTTCCTGGCCGTGCCGGTGGCGGGTGACGGATGCCGCGTCGATCTGCCAGTGGTCGAGCGCGAAGAGCCGGGCGGTGAAGCGGTACTCGGTCGCCGTGTCGTCGCTGTGTACGGCATAGCGGTCGCCCCCGAGCGGTTCGGGGGTCAGCAGCCGCTCATGGGCGAACTCGGCGAGAGCCTTGCGGATGAGCTGCCGGTTGGCGGAGGCCCAGTGTGCGGGGGTGAGGTGCGCGACGGCGTCTGTGGTCGTGGTCATCGGGCGGTCCCTTCGCGCCGAGCGGCCTCGAACTGCTCCCGGGTGCAGGCGCTGAGCAGGGCGGTCTTCTCCGGCTTGGTGATCTCCCGGAGAACCTCGAAGCCGACGGCCTTGTTGAGTGCGTGCACCGCGCTGTTGCGTACGTCCGGCTCGACGACGACACGGCGTACCGACGGGTCGGCGAAGAGTGTCTCCATCACGGCGGTGATCACGGCGCGGGTGAAGCCGTGCAGCGGGGTGTCGGACGGGGCTACCAGGAAGTGCATACCGATGTCGCCGGGCTCGGCCTCGTACAGGCCCTTGAGCTCCACCTCGGTGGGGTCGT harbors:
- a CDS encoding IucA/IucC family protein; the protein is MTTTTDAVAHLTPAHWASANRQLIRKALAEFAHERLLTPEPLGGDRYAVHSDDTATEYRFTARLFALDHWQIDAASVTRHRHGQELPLDALEFFIELRETLGLSAEILPVYLEEISSTLAGTAYKLTKEPVTSAELVAAGFQAIETGMTEGHPCFVANNGRLGFGVDEYRAYAPEAASEIRLVWLAARRDRATFTAGAGLDYPTLIAGELSEETRARFAATMTGLGLDLDDYLLIPVHPWQWWNKLAVTFAGELAQHHLICLGEGDDSYLAQQSIRTFFNTSNPDKHYVKTALSVLNMGFMRGLSAAYMEATPAINDWLAGLIERDEVLRAARFSIIRERAAIGYHHRAYEAATAKGSPYLKMLAALWRESPVPGLAAGERVATMASLVHTDHEGNSVAGALIAESGLAPAAWLRRYLDAYLVPVLHSFYAYDLVYMPHGENVILVVEDGVVTRTVFKDIAEEIAVMDPDAVLPPQVERIRAEVPDDMKLLSVFTDVFDCFFRFLAAGLATESVLDEDTFWRTVAECVSGYQESVPQLADKFKQYDMFTDEFALSCLNRLQLRNNKQMVDLTDPSGALQLIGTLRNPIAGF
- the glmS gene encoding glutamine--fructose-6-phosphate transaminase (isomerizing) — protein: MCGIVGYIGKRDVAPLLLEGLQRLEYRGYDSAGIVITGKASAGKPAALKMVKAKGRVRELESRIPKRFTGTTGIAHTRWATHGAPSDENAHPHLDADHKVAVVHNGIIDNASELRAKLVADGVVFLSETDTEVLVHLVARAQADTLEEKVREALRSIEGTYGIAVMHADFNDRIVVARNGSPVVLGIGEKEMFVASDVAALVTHTRQVVTLDDGEMATLKADDFRTYTTEGSSTTATPTTVEWEAESYDMGGHDTYMHKEISEQADAVDRVLRGRIDDRFSTVHLGGLNLDAREARGVRRIKILGCGTSYHAGQIGAQLIEELARIPADAEPASEFRYRNPVVDPDTLYVAVSQSGETYDVLAAVQELKRKGARVLGVVNVVGSAIAREADGGTYVHAGPEVCVVSTKCFTNTVVAFALLALHLGRIRDLSVADGKRIIEGLRRLPAQITEILENEDEIKKLAAEYADAKSMMFIGRVRGYPVAREASLKLKEVSYIHAEAYPASELKHGPLALIEPAMPTVAIVPDDELLEKNRAAMEEIKARSGRILAVAHQVQEKADHTIVVPKNENELDPILMGIPLQLFAYHTALAMGRDIDKPRNLAKSVTVE
- a CDS encoding beta-N-acetylhexosaminidase, producing the protein MRLHRTQRTALPRLLGSLLLVTAAGISSAGAAPGAAAASIGPTASAAPRPLGQIVPAPAEARAGGSPYVITAGTKIRIDHGSSEARKIGDYLAGVLRPSTGYALPVTGSGGSDGIRLRLGSHNSKLGAEGYTLKSGRGSVTITARRPAGLFHGVQTLRQLLPADVEKKSRQAGPWKVAGGTVTDAPRYAYRGAMLDVSRHFFSVTEVKRYIDQLALYKMNKFHLHLSDDQGWRIAIDSWPRLATYGGQTEVGGGAGGYYTKSDYKEIIRYAASRYLEVVPEIDLPGHTNAALASYAELNCNGVAPPLYTGTNVGFSSLCAPKAITYDFVNDVVRELAALTPGKYLHIGGDEAHSTSHDDYVAFMNKAQAIVGKYGKTVVGWHQLTGATPVAGAVAQYWGYDETGAAERKQVADAAKNGTKLVLSPADRLYLDMKYNKDTALGLAWAGYVEVQRSYDWNPGTYLEGAPESSVLGVEAPIWSETLTNSDEIEQMAFPRLPGVAELGWSPAATHDWDAYKVRLAAQGPRFSALGIDYYRSAQVPWPAK
- a CDS encoding helix-turn-helix domain-containing protein → MSQDSAAATEAVRKLSGRRRREVVAVLLFSGGPIFESSIPLSVFGIDRQDAGVPRYRLLVCGGEEGPLRTTGGLELTTPYGLEAISRAGTVVVPAWRSITSPPPAEALDALRRAHEEGARIVGLCTGAFVLAAAGLLDGRPATTHWMYAPTLAKRYPSVHVDPRELFVDDGDVLTSAGTAAGIDLCLHIVRTDHGTEAAGALARRLVVPPRRSGGQERYLDRSLPEEIGSDPLAEVVAWALEHLHEQFDVETLAGRAYMSRRTFDRRFRSLTGSAPLQWLITQRVLQAQRLLETSDYSVDEVAGRCGFRSPVALRGHFRRQLGSSPAAYRAAYRARRPQSGAPDPVATAIETVVPAQGTSASRRAGATGTPSGPVAAASTAVGTGQPDHGKPGSDAYATGRPTLPGQRSAP
- a CDS encoding universal stress protein, producing the protein MAGHEIPEPADRKQVADPLSDQQAVEETRHSCDPAFRHGVVVGFDGSTSSERALAYAIGMARRSGSGLIIVHVANRLPTTVWAGCEPPVFVDVPDHRTEVLGLELACADYLSEVPWVLVERGGDICHELEDVGREYSADAIVVGSTHGIVGRIFGSVAGRLARRAQRPVVVIP
- a CDS encoding acetate uptake transporter, with amino-acid sequence MDNDVSAGNSSTSTLGHLALGLTLLAFGIGHTGVIDGVTAADAVSLALYVGGIALFVAGLLEFRAGSGFTGTAFVGLGAFWFTWGTGAGAQVSSHAAGLFLLLWALFALSLALGSAGGGRLAQGMYGLLFLGLLLLGVGQFADSDGLGKVGGWLAAVAGLAAWYGATAALAKWPTVLPKRAAGRGVTATG
- a CDS encoding GNAT family N-acetyltransferase, encoding MTTDLGTFTVRALAPLADAEMVHGWVTHPKASFWLMGDARLEDVEREYMAIAAHPHHDAFIGLRNGEPAFLMERYDPTEVELKGLYEAEPGDIGMHFLVAPSDTPLHGFTRAVITAVMETLFADPSVRRVVVEPDVRNSAVHALNKAVGFEVLREITKPEKTALLSACTREQFEAARREGTAR